From Bacillaceae bacterium S4-13-56:
CAGGACCTTAGCTAACGCTGGATTCAAACATGAGTACAAGGTTTACGATCCAAAGAAGACACCTGACATAAAAAAACACTCAGAACAGAACATTGTTTTATCAACATTTGTGAGTGTTTATCATTTTAAATTTTTACAGATACCGATGGACCTAACTCTACTTCATACACACAAATCAAAAATAATTTCGAATTGTTTGTAATACCCTCTCTAAATCATGTTCATGTAGTTTCCCGATTTTAAATAGTAATTCCTTATAATGAACAGTGTTTAGTTTAGAACATCTAACAATAGAAGGTTTATCTAAGCCAGCTTCTTCCCAGTATTCAATCGTAACATCAAATTCATTCCTAGTATGTTGACTTGTAACTGTTGCAATTAGATGATCTAATTCTACAACCACGTTATCATTACTTACTATGAGCACAGGTCTTCTCTTACCATTTAATTCAACTGTCC
This genomic window contains:
- a CDS encoding type II toxin-antitoxin system PemK/MazF family toxin, with the protein product MSKTGKRGEIWTVELNGKRRPVLIVSNDNVVVELDHLIATVTSQHTRNEFDVTIEYWEEAGLDKPSIVRCSKLNTVHYKELLFKIGKLHEHDLERVLQTIRNYF